From a single Bacteroidota bacterium genomic region:
- a CDS encoding response regulator, with the protein MKVEDKIKLFLVDDDALFLKSLEIEFLNHADFEIETFATGELCIAKLSNNPDVIILDYQLDGLDKTAMNGIEALDKIKAFNPDIPVVMLSSQDKIEVAVNCMHHRAFDYVVKSETAFMRLQKIITTIFTYKKMEKALKWYMDRM; encoded by the coding sequence ATGAAAGTGGAAGATAAAATAAAACTATTTTTGGTCGATGACGACGCCTTGTTTTTGAAGTCGTTGGAGATCGAGTTTTTAAATCACGCGGATTTTGAAATTGAAACCTTTGCGACGGGTGAATTGTGTATTGCCAAGCTCTCCAACAATCCGGATGTGATCATTTTGGATTATCAGCTTGACGGCTTGGACAAAACTGCAATGAATGGGATCGAAGCCCTGGACAAAATCAAAGCATTCAATCCGGATATTCCAGTCGTGATGCTCTCTTCGCAAGACAAAATCGAAGTTGCGGTCAATTGCATGCACCACAGGGCATTTGACTATGTCGTCAAAAGTGAGACCGCATTCATGCGTCTGCAAAAAATCATCACGACGATTTTCACCTACAAAAAAATGGAGAAGGCGCTGAAGTGGTACATGGACCGCATGTAA
- a CDS encoding CsbD family protein, with translation MKNVTEMKGDWNELKGRLKQKFAILTDDDVLLQEGKQDELYGRLQNKLGKTKAEIHQLIESL, from the coding sequence ATGAAAAACGTAACTGAAATGAAGGGCGATTGGAACGAACTGAAAGGTCGCCTAAAGCAGAAATTTGCCATCCTTACCGATGATGATGTACTGCTCCAGGAAGGCAAACAAGACGAACTTTATGGCCGCCTCCAAAACAAACTTGGAAAGACAAAAGCAGAGATTCATCAATTGATCGAGTCGCTTTAA
- a CDS encoding CsbD family protein, with product MNTTTMKGDWSELKGKLKQKFAILTDDDVLLQEGKEDELYGRLQQKLGKTKEELHTLISEL from the coding sequence ATGAATACGACAACGATGAAGGGCGATTGGTCCGAGCTGAAAGGCAAACTCAAGCAGAAGTTTGCAATCCTGACCGATGACGATGTATTGCTGCAGGAAGGCAAAGAAGACGAGCTGTATGGCCGCCTTCAGCAGAAGCTTGGCAAGACCAAGGAAGAACTGCATACCCTCATTTCTGAATTGTAA
- a CDS encoding peptidase M23: protein MKKHLLKSMLVLALFGFALQSCDTPAQKVENAEEDVIRANENLDKANAAYRLEMIEYRAKNAERIAANKKSMAEFQERIAADKSEAKADYLAKIEALDRKNSDMEKKMDDFKTDSESEWGDFKREFSRDMDVLRDSLESLFGKDAR, encoded by the coding sequence ATGAAAAAGCACCTTCTCAAATCGATGTTAGTTCTTGCCCTCTTTGGTTTTGCTTTGCAAAGCTGTGACACTCCCGCCCAAAAGGTGGAGAATGCCGAAGAAGACGTCATCCGCGCCAACGAAAACCTCGACAAAGCCAATGCAGCTTACCGCTTGGAAATGATCGAATACCGCGCCAAAAATGCAGAGCGTATTGCGGCCAACAAAAAAAGCATGGCCGAATTCCAGGAGCGCATCGCTGCCGATAAATCCGAAGCCAAGGCTGATTACCTCGCCAAAATCGAAGCCCTTGATCGCAAAAACAGCGACATGGAAAAGAAAATGGATGACTTTAAAACCGATAGCGAATCGGAATGGGGAGATTTCAAACGCGAATTCTCCAGGGATATGGATGTATTAAGGGACTCGTTGGAGAGCCTGTTTGGTAAGGATGCAAGATAA
- a CDS encoding DUF4239 domain-containing protein, translating to MLQISPVLFFLLIVGGCALVAGLGTLLFRKLVKIKVQRSHNEVTGFLFLAIASFYALLLSFIVLVVWEQLNETIGIVSKEGSTAMTLYRDIKYYPDTVRSKPLKTAYLNFVFDVVDDEFPEMARMERARGTSESFDLVFVRMAQLDPKTPMESMLVAEMMTQLNTLAADRGQRMTTMDVEIRPPLWMPIILGALITLLCAMYLDIERLRMHFILTALLGAFIGMFLFVIVVLDHPYSGVFGLKPDSYMQIFTSEKWSKELHDRTTIQLK from the coding sequence ATGTTGCAAATTTCCCCGGTGCTGTTTTTCCTGCTGATCGTAGGTGGATGTGCCTTGGTGGCTGGATTGGGAACCCTTTTGTTCCGGAAGCTTGTGAAGATCAAGGTGCAACGTTCGCACAATGAGGTGACAGGCTTTTTGTTTCTTGCAATTGCGAGTTTTTATGCATTGTTGTTGAGCTTCATTGTATTGGTTGTTTGGGAGCAGCTCAATGAGACCATTGGTATTGTGAGCAAGGAAGGCAGTACTGCCATGACCTTGTACCGCGATATCAAATACTATCCCGATACCGTGCGGAGCAAGCCGCTTAAAACCGCCTATTTGAATTTTGTTTTTGACGTTGTCGATGACGAATTTCCAGAGATGGCACGTATGGAGCGTGCACGTGGGACCTCCGAAAGTTTCGATTTGGTCTTCGTGCGCATGGCGCAGTTGGATCCCAAAACCCCCATGGAAAGCATGCTCGTCGCCGAAATGATGACACAGTTGAATACTCTCGCTGCTGACCGTGGACAAAGGATGACGACCATGGACGTCGAAATCAGACCTCCTTTATGGATGCCGATCATCTTGGGGGCTTTGATTACTTTGCTCTGTGCAATGTACCTTGATATCGAGCGCCTCCGAATGCACTTTATTTTGACGGCGTTGCTGGGCGCTTTTATCGGAATGTTCCTTTTTGTGATCGTTGTTTTGGATCATCCTTACTCGGGTGTGTTTGGGTTGAAGCCCGACAGTTACATGCAGATCTTTACCAGTGAAAAGTGGTCCAAAGAACTGCACGACAGGACAACCATCCAACTCAAATAG
- a CDS encoding PorT family protein: MKKYLIITALFLSIGVTLKAQDDPREKFSAGVKAGLNIANVWDSEGQDFDADPKAGFAGGVFGSIPIGKVLGFQPEVLLSQKGFRASGTLLGTDYSFARTSTYIDVPLQIQIKPAQFLTIVAGPQYSFLMHQKNVFTVGQSNVVQEFDNENDQIRKNIFGAVGGLDVNISHVVISGRMGFDLLNNNGDGTSTTPRYKNRWIQLTAGVKI; encoded by the coding sequence ATGAAAAAGTACTTAATCATCACGGCATTGTTTTTGTCAATTGGCGTTACGCTCAAAGCACAAGACGATCCACGTGAGAAGTTTTCTGCTGGTGTCAAAGCTGGTCTCAACATTGCCAATGTTTGGGACTCAGAAGGTCAAGACTTTGATGCTGACCCAAAAGCAGGCTTTGCCGGCGGTGTGTTTGGGTCTATCCCGATTGGGAAAGTCTTAGGTTTCCAGCCCGAAGTTTTGCTTTCGCAAAAAGGCTTTCGCGCCTCAGGCACTTTGTTGGGCACTGATTATTCCTTTGCCCGCACGAGCACCTACATTGACGTGCCTTTGCAAATTCAGATCAAGCCTGCTCAATTCCTCACCATTGTTGCTGGACCTCAATATTCTTTTTTGATGCATCAGAAGAACGTTTTTACCGTGGGTCAGAGTAATGTCGTGCAAGAATTTGACAATGAAAACGATCAGATCCGCAAGAACATCTTTGGTGCAGTTGGTGGCCTGGATGTGAATATTTCCCACGTCGTCATCTCTGGAAGAATGGGATTCGATTTGCTGAACAACAACGGCGATGGCACGTCGACCACCCCAAGATACAAGAATCGGTGGATCCAATTGACCGCCGGTGTCAAGATTTAA
- a CDS encoding lmo0937 family membrane protein: MNNLLYIIAVILVIAWAVGYIGFGTSNLIHILLVIAIISVLFQVISGRRN; this comes from the coding sequence ATGAATAATTTGCTCTACATCATCGCTGTAATCTTAGTGATTGCCTGGGCCGTTGGCTACATCGGATTCGGAACCTCCAACCTCATCCACATCCTATTGGTCATTGCCATCATCTCCGTCCTCTTTCAAGTAATTTCTGGCCGCAGGAATTGA
- a CDS encoding T9SS type A sorting domain-containing protein, with protein sequence MKGLFTLILMLLFGAAIYSQVNTVTYAGSTGKETFYDVLQITGGSVLVCGYAEDMSWIPGGVPVSQLTYTGNIPNSLGTNRFGFILQLSEDLQTILSVAHFPQGAVEDIRFMKTNTLPYQGTGDLYISANTADTYANDGGYIIAKLDNNFVNGVPTALSWFKIAWAEAGPKDYHPWDVTSDGEVYHVTGQNHAYDWSAMYCLDANGQRKIVPNWRTHWLTSGSEWKGTPASAAPGGLPAVNYSGIAFKIGGRCELRSWTQQDFDAIEPDGNGGTRKGSWPADFLFSGPCDPNAPTANGGGYNGYSPESCCPVWGATCVAVDKRNNWMYLGMNFKSYSNPANSPDFEPAVICFDETGNMVWWSRLYHEITPAGDTVYSLPDQYVDALAIDYANDKLVIGARAHGNNTENLWEGNTIAGNPNAKGFQNQFTGTNGNIHESWIGKLRLADGSLTNSTYMAELFEGTGSLGTQHPDPNLAGWPDPNTGWPNVNTTRITKNNMKVSSTGELIVLGVGRRTITTVNAYQRNVSPWSTGVGCWNSFVRMYDESLGVPKYSSLIVGVWDTLTQQGGDNAEMFGVYKTDKGVIAVGRQKATNGVPNGNNLPVTNVPAWGTSTPSNETALLVYYQSDSLMNPTDVITGVANGPGLAAHYEGRAFPNPTTGIVEVMLPDDLPEFEFVVTNVLGQTMATGQRERGGSYKQFDLSQQVDGVYFISIRSADKTWKYKVVKGRIE encoded by the coding sequence ATGAAAGGTCTGTTTACATTGATCCTCATGCTCCTGTTCGGGGCAGCAATTTATTCACAGGTGAATACCGTCACCTATGCGGGAAGCACCGGCAAGGAAACCTTCTATGACGTGCTGCAGATCACGGGCGGTTCCGTGTTGGTGTGCGGCTATGCCGAAGACATGAGCTGGATTCCGGGCGGCGTGCCGGTTTCTCAGTTGACTTACACAGGCAATATTCCCAATTCCTTGGGGACCAACCGTTTTGGATTTATCCTGCAGCTTTCGGAGGATTTGCAGACGATCTTGAGTGTCGCGCACTTTCCGCAAGGCGCAGTAGAAGACATCCGGTTCATGAAAACCAATACGCTTCCCTACCAAGGCACCGGCGACCTGTACATTTCGGCCAATACTGCCGACACCTACGCCAATGACGGCGGCTATATCATCGCCAAACTGGACAACAACTTTGTGAACGGCGTGCCGACCGCACTTTCCTGGTTCAAGATCGCCTGGGCGGAGGCCGGCCCCAAAGATTATCACCCTTGGGATGTCACAAGCGACGGTGAAGTCTACCACGTCACCGGCCAAAACCATGCCTACGATTGGAGCGCGATGTATTGCCTCGATGCCAATGGCCAACGCAAAATCGTCCCCAACTGGCGCACGCACTGGCTCACAAGCGGATCCGAATGGAAGGGTACGCCCGCGAGCGCGGCCCCGGGTGGCCTGCCTGCTGTCAATTACAGTGGCATCGCCTTCAAAATCGGTGGCCGCTGCGAATTGCGTTCCTGGACGCAACAAGATTTCGATGCCATTGAGCCCGATGGCAATGGCGGCACGCGCAAAGGCAGCTGGCCCGCAGATTTCCTCTTCAGCGGACCTTGCGACCCCAATGCACCGACTGCCAACGGCGGAGGTTACAATGGCTATTCCCCCGAAAGTTGCTGCCCCGTTTGGGGTGCCACGTGTGTAGCCGTCGACAAACGCAACAATTGGATGTACCTGGGAATGAACTTCAAGAGTTATTCCAATCCGGCGAATTCCCCTGACTTTGAGCCCGCTGTGATTTGCTTTGACGAAACGGGAAACATGGTTTGGTGGAGCCGCCTCTACCATGAAATTACGCCCGCCGGCGATACCGTCTACAGCTTGCCCGATCAATATGTCGATGCCTTGGCGATCGACTATGCCAATGACAAACTCGTGATCGGTGCGCGCGCCCACGGCAACAACACCGAAAACCTTTGGGAAGGAAATACCATCGCGGGCAATCCCAATGCCAAGGGATTCCAAAATCAATTCACCGGAACAAACGGCAATATCCACGAAAGTTGGATCGGCAAATTGCGCCTTGCGGATGGCAGCCTGACCAACAGTACCTACATGGCCGAGCTGTTTGAGGGCACGGGAAGCCTTGGGACGCAACATCCCGATCCCAATCTCGCAGGTTGGCCCGACCCCAATACCGGTTGGCCCAACGTCAACACCACAAGGATCACTAAAAACAATATGAAGGTGAGTTCGACCGGCGAATTGATTGTGCTCGGCGTCGGCCGCAGGACCATCACCACCGTCAATGCCTATCAGCGCAATGTTTCGCCTTGGTCCACCGGCGTCGGTTGCTGGAACAGCTTCGTACGCATGTACGACGAAAGCCTTGGGGTCCCCAAATACAGTTCGTTGATTGTCGGGGTTTGGGACACGCTGACGCAGCAAGGCGGGGACAATGCCGAGATGTTTGGCGTGTACAAAACCGACAAAGGTGTGATCGCCGTAGGCCGACAAAAGGCGACGAATGGCGTTCCCAATGGCAACAATTTGCCCGTGACCAACGTCCCAGCCTGGGGAACTTCGACGCCTTCGAATGAGACTGCCTTGCTGGTTTATTATCAGAGTGACAGCCTCATGAACCCGACGGATGTGATTACGGGCGTCGCGAATGGACCAGGCTTGGCAGCGCATTACGAGGGCAGGGCCTTCCCCAATCCGACAACGGGTATTGTGGAGGTGATGTTGCCCGATGATCTGCCTGAATTCGAATTTGTGGTGACCAATGTTTTGGGTCAAACGATGGCAACAGGACAACGCGAACGGGGTGGAAGCTACAAGCAATTCGATTTGTCGCAGCAGGTGGATGGGGTGTATTTCATCAGCATTCGCAGCGCAGACAAAACTTGGAAATACAAAGTGGTCAAGGGGAGAATAGAATAA